In Ruminococcaceae bacterium BL-6, a genomic segment contains:
- a CDS encoding Phosphonate C-P lyase system protein PhnG, whose amino-acid sequence MDCEERTRLLICYGNEELLQMADEIKGKYPVEWISRPQEGLTMIKVRETAKQTLFYLGEVLITEAKARVGGAIGLGVVTGSRPGLCEALAVVDAACRAGLPETGHWETYWEKIREKESIQKKIRNKIRERTKVDFRTMKD is encoded by the coding sequence ATGGATTGTGAAGAACGCACGCGGCTGCTGATTTGTTATGGAAACGAAGAATTGCTGCAGATGGCAGATGAAATAAAGGGAAAATATCCCGTCGAATGGATTTCCCGGCCGCAGGAAGGCCTGACGATGATCAAAGTCAGGGAAACGGCAAAGCAGACCCTGTTTTACCTGGGGGAAGTGCTGATCACCGAAGCAAAGGCCAGGGTCGGCGGGGCGATCGGCCTGGGCGTCGTCACGGGCAGCCGCCCCGGGCTATGCGAAGCCCTGGCCGTCGTGGACGCCGCCTGCCGCGCCGGCTTGCCCGAAACCGGGCATTGGGAAACATACTGGGAAAAAATCCGGGAAAAGGAAAGCATCCAGAAGAAGATCCGGAATAAGATCCGCGAAAGGACAAAGGTGGATTTCCGCACGATGAAGGATTGA